The window atgcatacactcacgcaaagtttagggaagtccaagcgcaattcagaggaaaggcgaattgcatcaccagactgaagaattccgctctaggctattcagtatacgaagtcggagaacaagtttccagctcaatattcaacaagttcgtggttacttacgactcggttgcagccgaggtaaaatgccattgcttattattcgagtcgagagggatactgtgccgtcacgcactaagcgtgttaagcttcgaacaagtaagccaagtgtcaccgagatacatactggaacgatggagcaagaaggtaaagaggcgacacacacacatcaagagcagccacgacgagccactaatggagccaagaagcaagaggttcgaccaattggtttttcgttcgcaaaatatatgcgaatttgcctccgaatcggaggagctgactgcaattctgcaccgcgcgtacgataacgtcatggccgagatggaagcattaaaagccaaaaggaaggggacatcttctttatcccacgaagacgccaacttggaatccgttaacgagcttcaaagcccgccaaggattcgaacaagaggacgtccaaaaaacaggctaggttcaaagctggagaaacagatcgcaaatgccacaaagaagaagaagacgaaagttttaagcgaggtaaaagtaatgttctttaaatttgtggcgattgagtttatttttctcgttaatagtttaggtAATGTGTGTGTGTTATAtttcagataaacctgtttgatgctgcatcagcggcgcattcaaattgcagccaatatcaaggacacgttatgagttatcagttcagggtaccagcagcaggggataactggttgggtgtatagtttttcagaatatgggtgtaaaagcaccgttattttgggtgtattttcgttaattcacaatttagatatagacacatatatagatatatataaaacaaaagctgtaaaaattcTCAGGTTATGggtttatatttgatttgatttttttcttcatattttagtacatgtaattcatacattttgaatacggtgcagacagtttgggtgtatatttttatacaaccttgggtgtattattagacttgcGTTGGGTGTAGCAGTTTATAGTTTGTGTTTatatatgccttgattttttccttcatattttaccacctgtaatacagcttttgaatacatcaCAGACAGTTTACCAGCACAGATAATTTAacatggaatagaagttgttgataaatgggaaaaaatatacatggaatagaagttgttgataaatggcaaatatttacatcatttgttcaatttacaaactacccacTTTCTATATCAGTAGAATTAATCTGACAAAATGGACTTAATAATAtagaggatggcttcgacagccttatagcactactctctctaattgcctGATCTCTCTGTgtattcatctcactgaatagtatACGGGATGCGTAttccactctatagtggtccacctcctcctacaataaaaaagtatattctgtttaaacagcaatattaattcagtaaagtaatacagagttatatggttttaaagacagttacctgtggccaattatcccattgatacttcccctttttgatgttttcTGGCTCAATTATCTCCATCCATTTCATAACGTACAcagcgcagtcatagctgaaaacaaagaatataaattacaaatctcatttacaaaagtttaatgttcagactcacaaatttataccttgttttttggcctgatattttaacatatggtgatttaatttccttctccCTCTCCCCTTTCTGAAGAGGTTTCCCGccggcatatgttatcaatcttgaaaatacgTATCCCTTAAATacgaaaacaaatcagtaatacacccgaatgaatggacaagatacacccaactgaatggacaatatacacccatcacaactaacgaaatagacctatctattaaagtaaagaagacagaggcaacttacagtgaatttattaatggTCTTTCTCTCATCAGTGGGAGCTattttgtgtagcgggtcaagtatttgacatttccgctttcttgtatttatcagccataaccaccaatgcccGGCGTAGCAGACAGgggcaaaaatctgaaggattccCACACATgaacagtgtgttattttattttgcaaataagtaaataagcgtagtaacaaatttagcaaacgaaaacttacatatgggtgcgaagtcaatttttttctatctatgaagggaatgaaactcgggtaggcttccaccctgaattccttTTTCGTTTTTGGTGATACGAATTCCCCGTTTGGGTGATCCGAAAGCGCCATGCACTGCAAGAATGGGAAACGAGAAATGAAACACTAAACTTACACCCAATGGAACGTgacaaatacacccaaatcaatacagaaaatacacccgaaGATCGTAGAAGTAAgacttaccacaatatcgggggggagacagtatatttgttcttgaaatctcttttcatttttgttgttgaggatgaggcagacggcagatacaatctagaaatatatgccgaaatcaattttacattaataagCATTGTAattgactttggtgtaaaaacagtaatcttattctaatattacctgagattctatatcactttttgcctggagggaagcaaggtgcattctcatcaaaatgtattctccttggccaatcagagtgcacatctcctcatactcgttagtattgccatctgcatcttccttcagtctcgtcccccagatgtagcacttttgtttcatatcatccgtaATCTGATATAATCCCCgaggagtttcaaactttgcagaactttctcccccagtctccctctgaatttgtggacttGTGTTTTTTCCCTTCGTCGCGCTGCTTGCTATTCTTTGGACCAAACTGTCCAATTGTTCTATCAAATTCGCAGCTTCTGGAGATTTTTCCAtttctgtctcctgcgttgacgccccctcctggcttgaatcagtcaatccaaggctgaatgatggcaccccTGGATCTGTTTTCGGAACATAGGaagctgtccgtgccatcatcaacagggcagcagcgtcttctgcgtctggatgactgcgtcatcatgtataagaataagaataagaataagaatatacagatgataagcaaagattgattttagtctgatgaacttac is drawn from Arachis hypogaea cultivar Tifrunner chromosome 12, arahy.Tifrunner.gnm2.J5K5, whole genome shotgun sequence and contains these coding sequences:
- the LOC140176595 gene encoding protein FAR-RED IMPAIRED RESPONSE 1-like; protein product: MGGNAPKGFLTDQCASMKRALEACMPTTVHRWCIWHIMKKIPSKLNGYKGHADIEQEMSQVVWNSQSKDSFDRNWNDFLLNFGLGDNKWLSDLYEDRHIWVPIYLDHHFWAGMRSTQRSESMHSFFNKYITRNSSLIQFVKQYDNCLGSREQAERESDAADFHTVIPCATKSCIEAQFQDAYTHAKFREVQAQFRGKANCITRLKNSALGYSVYEVGEQVSSSIFNKFVVTYDSVAAEVKCHCLLFESRGILCRHALSVLSFEQVSQVSPRYILERWSKKVKRRHTHIKSSHDEPLMEPRSKRFDQLVFRSQNICEFASESEELTAILHRAYDNVMAEMEALKAKRKGTSSLSHEDANLESVNELQSPPRIRTRGRPKNRLGSKLEKQIANATKKKKTKVLSEINLFDAASAAHSNCSQYQGHVMSYQFRVPAAGDNWLGV